A genome region from Nocardioides cynanchi includes the following:
- a CDS encoding glycosyltransferase family 2 protein, which produces MTATGHDDGDELVTVIMPARNEEQAIGDAVDSVLSQTYRNLQFVVIEGGSTDRTLAILEERQAEDARIEIITNALPSIPVSLNLGLASARGRWLVRVDAHSTVPPTYVEDLVTRLREGTWAGVGGVKPGVGVTPAGRAIAAAMGSRFGVGNSKYHYATSVMEVDHLPFGAYPVELLREVGGWNEHLVANEDYELDYRLRQRGGRLLLDPQIVIAWHCRQSVPDLYRQYVRYGKGKADVAMLHPASLAARHVVAPGLVAWVALAAVRGRRHPAQALVMISPYLAGVALATRQTRATLEDDADWIHLPGAFAAMHVGWGYGFWAGLLRGMLRPGTPLLPHQGG; this is translated from the coding sequence GTGACTGCGACGGGACACGACGACGGGGACGAGCTGGTCACGGTGATCATGCCGGCCCGCAACGAGGAACAGGCGATCGGTGACGCTGTCGACTCGGTGCTGAGCCAGACGTATCGCAACCTCCAGTTCGTGGTCATCGAGGGCGGCTCCACCGATCGCACGCTGGCGATACTCGAGGAGCGGCAGGCGGAGGATGCCCGGATCGAGATCATCACCAACGCACTCCCGAGCATTCCGGTGTCACTCAACCTCGGCCTCGCCTCGGCCCGCGGCAGATGGCTGGTCCGGGTCGACGCGCACAGCACCGTTCCCCCGACGTACGTCGAGGACCTGGTGACCCGACTCCGCGAAGGCACCTGGGCGGGTGTCGGGGGAGTCAAGCCGGGCGTGGGGGTCACCCCGGCCGGACGGGCGATCGCGGCGGCGATGGGCAGCCGCTTCGGGGTGGGCAACAGCAAGTACCACTACGCAACGAGCGTGATGGAAGTCGACCATCTGCCTTTCGGCGCGTACCCCGTCGAGCTCTTGCGCGAGGTGGGGGGCTGGAACGAGCACCTGGTCGCCAACGAGGACTACGAGCTGGACTATCGGCTCCGACAGCGCGGAGGTCGGCTGCTGCTCGACCCGCAGATCGTGATCGCCTGGCACTGCCGGCAGTCGGTGCCGGACCTGTACCGGCAGTACGTCCGCTACGGCAAGGGCAAGGCCGACGTGGCGATGCTCCATCCGGCGTCCCTGGCCGCGCGGCACGTCGTCGCGCCGGGACTGGTGGCCTGGGTGGCCCTGGCCGCCGTCCGTGGTCGCCGGCACCCGGCCCAGGCTCTGGTGATGATCTCGCCCTATCTCGCCGGCGTGGCCCTGGCGACGCGTCAGACCCGGGCAACGCTGGAGGACGACGCCGACTGGATCCACCTGCCCGGGGCCTTCGCAGCCATGCACGTCGGGTGGGGCTACGGGTTCTGGGCCGGGCTGCTCCGGGGCATGCTGCGCCCCGGCACACCGCTTTTACCCCATCAAGGGGGTTGA